Proteins encoded together in one Apus apus isolate bApuApu2 chromosome Z, bApuApu2.pri.cur, whole genome shotgun sequence window:
- the F2RL2 gene encoding proteinase-activated receptor 3 isoform X1 — protein MKIFVFTGLLSLTSSLFTTASEFSLNGSAVKTVSLIKTFRGISARDYDYIPPYAIEGETTTIHIREHKCSSKKSNDSTLTEVNNTTLEYLTSSLSTKLIPAVYFSAVLLGVPSNAIILWMLLFRIRSVCTAILYTNLAVSDLLFCIMLPFKIAYHVNGNNWIFGEMMCRTITVVFYGNMYCSILLLTCISISRYVAIVHPFTYKSLPKRTYAITVCATVWTIVFLYMLPLCIMQQSYYLKQLDIYTCHDVHNACEAVSSFQFYYYVSLSIFGFLIPLATIVFCYVSIIRTLKTHEWFWYVKVSLLILTIFAICFVPSNIILIIHHINYYYYKIDRLYYFYLIALCLSSLNSCLDPFLYFLMSKIRSQSNIYLTMVKISREK, from the exons ATGAAGATATTTGTTTTCACTGGACTGCTCTCTCTTACCTCCAGTCTTTTCACAACAG cttCAGAATTTTCACTGAATGGCTCTGCAGTTAAAACCGTGTCTCTTATCAAGACTTTCCGTGGAATTTCAGCAAGAGACTATGATTACATCCCCCCTTATGCTATAGAAGGGGAGACAACAACCATTCATATCAGAGAACACAAATGCTCTTCAAAAAAGTCAAATGACTCCACCTTAACTGAAGTGAACAACACCACGCTGGAGTACCTGACCAGTTCTCTGAGCACTAAGCTAATACCTGCTGTCTACTTCAGTGCTGTTCTATTGGGTGTCCCATCTAATGCCATCATCTTGTGGATGCTGCTCTTCAGGATCCGGTCTGTGTGCACTGCCATCCTCTACACAAACCTGGCAGTCTCAGATCTGCTCTTCTGCATCATGCTGCCCTTCAAAATCGCGTACCACGTCAATGGGAACAACTGGATTTTTGGGGAAATGATGTGTCGAACTATCACTGTGGTGTTCTATGGGAACATGTACTGCTCCATTCTGCTGCTCACGTGCATCAGCATCAGCCGCTACGTGGCCATTGTTCACCCCTTCACCTACAAGAGCCTCCCGAAACGTACCTATGCCATCACGGTCTGCGCTACTGTGTGGACCATCGTCTTCTTGTACATGCTCCCACTTTGCATAATGCAGCAAAGCTATTACTTGAAACAACTGGACATCTATACCTGCCATGATGTACACAATGCCTGTGAAGCAGTGTCTTCCTTCCAGTTCTACTACTATGTTTCTTTATCCATCTTTGGGTTTTTAATACCTCTTGCAACTATTGTTTTCTGCTATGTCTCAATTATAAGAACACTCAAGACTCATGAATGGTTCTGGTATGTCAAAGTCAGCCTTTTGATCCTTACCATCTTTGCTATTTGCTTTGTGCCAAGCAATATTATCCTTATTATCCATCACATCAACTATTACTATTACAAGATAGATAggttgtattatttttatctaattGCTTTATGCCTTAGCAGCTTAAACAGTTGTCTTgatccttttctttattttctgatgtCGAAAATTAGAAGTCAATCCAATATTTATCTAACAATGGTCAAAATATccagagaaaaatga
- the F2RL2 gene encoding proteinase-activated receptor 3 isoform X2, which produces MKIFVFTGLLSLTSSLFTTEFSLNGSAVKTVSLIKTFRGISARDYDYIPPYAIEGETTTIHIREHKCSSKKSNDSTLTEVNNTTLEYLTSSLSTKLIPAVYFSAVLLGVPSNAIILWMLLFRIRSVCTAILYTNLAVSDLLFCIMLPFKIAYHVNGNNWIFGEMMCRTITVVFYGNMYCSILLLTCISISRYVAIVHPFTYKSLPKRTYAITVCATVWTIVFLYMLPLCIMQQSYYLKQLDIYTCHDVHNACEAVSSFQFYYYVSLSIFGFLIPLATIVFCYVSIIRTLKTHEWFWYVKVSLLILTIFAICFVPSNIILIIHHINYYYYKIDRLYYFYLIALCLSSLNSCLDPFLYFLMSKIRSQSNIYLTMVKISREK; this is translated from the exons ATGAAGATATTTGTTTTCACTGGACTGCTCTCTCTTACCTCCAGTCTTTTCACAACAG AATTTTCACTGAATGGCTCTGCAGTTAAAACCGTGTCTCTTATCAAGACTTTCCGTGGAATTTCAGCAAGAGACTATGATTACATCCCCCCTTATGCTATAGAAGGGGAGACAACAACCATTCATATCAGAGAACACAAATGCTCTTCAAAAAAGTCAAATGACTCCACCTTAACTGAAGTGAACAACACCACGCTGGAGTACCTGACCAGTTCTCTGAGCACTAAGCTAATACCTGCTGTCTACTTCAGTGCTGTTCTATTGGGTGTCCCATCTAATGCCATCATCTTGTGGATGCTGCTCTTCAGGATCCGGTCTGTGTGCACTGCCATCCTCTACACAAACCTGGCAGTCTCAGATCTGCTCTTCTGCATCATGCTGCCCTTCAAAATCGCGTACCACGTCAATGGGAACAACTGGATTTTTGGGGAAATGATGTGTCGAACTATCACTGTGGTGTTCTATGGGAACATGTACTGCTCCATTCTGCTGCTCACGTGCATCAGCATCAGCCGCTACGTGGCCATTGTTCACCCCTTCACCTACAAGAGCCTCCCGAAACGTACCTATGCCATCACGGTCTGCGCTACTGTGTGGACCATCGTCTTCTTGTACATGCTCCCACTTTGCATAATGCAGCAAAGCTATTACTTGAAACAACTGGACATCTATACCTGCCATGATGTACACAATGCCTGTGAAGCAGTGTCTTCCTTCCAGTTCTACTACTATGTTTCTTTATCCATCTTTGGGTTTTTAATACCTCTTGCAACTATTGTTTTCTGCTATGTCTCAATTATAAGAACACTCAAGACTCATGAATGGTTCTGGTATGTCAAAGTCAGCCTTTTGATCCTTACCATCTTTGCTATTTGCTTTGTGCCAAGCAATATTATCCTTATTATCCATCACATCAACTATTACTATTACAAGATAGATAggttgtattatttttatctaattGCTTTATGCCTTAGCAGCTTAAACAGTTGTCTTgatccttttctttattttctgatgtCGAAAATTAGAAGTCAATCCAATATTTATCTAACAATGGTCAAAATATccagagaaaaatga